The DNA sequence AGATCAGGTAAAACTTCAGCAGGGAGAAAGACACAGATTAATCGGTCTTACAGGCTGGGGTATCGTTGCAGAAATCTGGCAGCACACCGATGCATCCAATCCTTCCGATGAAGATGATATCGTAAGAGTACAGGATGATTTTGGAAGATAATCCGGAATAAGCAGATATTACAAATCCCATTTTAGTAAGTCATAGGGCTCTAAAATGGGATTTTTTTATTGAAATGGAAATAAGATAATAGTACTTAATTTTTCCAGGTTTTTTCTATCTCTTCCAGTGTTTTTCCTTTGGTTTCCGGAACCATTTTCCAGATAAAGAGAAAAGTAATCACAGCGACAAGCATATAAATCCAGAATGTATAAGCATTCCCGATAGATCCTATAAGGACGGGAAAGGTTTGAGATACCAGAAATACCGCCAGCCAAAGAAAGAAAGTAGCCACAGACATTGCCGTAGCACGGGCTTTTGTAGGGAAAATCTCAGCAATAACAACAAATGTCAAAGGCCCCAATGACATAGCAAAGCAGGCAATATAACCCAGAATTGCGATGAGTACCAGATATCCCTGCTGTTGGGTATAAAAGGCAAAACCTACAATAAACAGGCAGATAGCCATCCCGGAAATTCCCAACAGAAGAAGTTTTTTCCGGCCCCAGAGATCTACATATTTTATAGCAACAAAAGTAAAGATCAGGTTAATAACCCCCACCAGAATAGTCTGTATAAAAGCAGAATCTGATCCTACACCAGTTGATTTGAAAATTTCAGGAGCATAATACATAATCGCATTGATTCCCGTAATCTGTGAAAATACAGCGAGTAAAATTCCAATAATAAGAGCCCGTTTTAATTGGGGTTCTTTTATCTCGGAAAAAGAAAAAGGAGTTTTGTCTTTCAGGGATTCACTGATAGATTCCAGTTCCTTTTGAGCCACATGGGTTCCATTGATCTGTGTAAGAATAGCTAATGCTTCATCGTTTCGTTTTTGCTTTGCCAGCCAGCGAGGGCTTTCAGGTACAGTAAGTAGTAGCAGAATAAAGATTATTGAAGGAATAACTCCTGATCCGAACATCCAGCGCCATCCTGTAGAAACATTCCAGCTCTCACCATGAATACCTGCGATATAAGCATTCACAAAATAAATAACAAGAATACCTGTCACAATTCCCAGCTGAAAGATGGATATCAATCGCCCCCGAATTGCTGCTGGCGCCATTTCTGAAATATACATCGGAGAGAGCATTGAAGCAATCCCGATTCCCATGCCACCAATAATCCGGAATATAACAAAAATCCAGAGGTTAGGAGCTAATGCTGTACCTACAGAAGAAATGATGAATAAAATGGCAGAAAGCATTAATACTCTTTTCCTTCCCACCTGATCACTGAGTTTTCCGGAATACATGGCCCCGATGATACAGCCCAGCAAAGCACAGGAAGCTACCCAGCCAGTCATCACATCAGAAAGCTGGTAATAAATCTTCATAAAACCAATGGCTCCTGAGATCACAGCAGTATCATAGCCGAACAATAAACCACCCACAGAAGCCACCAGAGTCGATTTATAAATAATATTTGAAGAGGTGTTTGTTGACATACCGTTTATTTTAAAACTTTACCTGCAATCATTTCCGTACGGACACCGGCTTTTATCGTAGCACATTCCTTACCTGTACTTTCACCATGAGGAGTAATGGTATAAGCTCCTACATGAGCCGGAACAATAAAGGTTTCGGCATAATGAATAATATAAGGCTCAAAACTGTTATCCGGACTCTCAATAATTGCTTCACGGCCTTCCACAAGATTCAGAACATTTACAACACCTTCTGTGTGATGATGAACTTTTTGGGTAAACCAATGTCTCCGGGTTTCAATAAATGACCATGCATCCAGTCCGGTACGTTCTTCCCGCCATCCTTCTCCTTCAGCAATCAGTTCTGTGAGGTTAAGAATATGATCCTGAGTCCATGAAGCAGTACGATCCCATTGGATTACGTTTTTGCCATGGTCAAGGGAAATCGGTCTTGGCTTACCATCCAGTCCCATTCTTCCCCAATCCCAGAGTTTAAATGTAAAAATATAAGGAGTTGCACTTATTTCCAACACTACAGAATTAGCCCCTGAGCAATGTATGGTTCCTGCTGGTATTGATACATGATCATGTTTGCGGACGGGCCATTTTTGTACATATTCCTCAGCATCAAAAATGAGATGATCATTTTGAACCGCAGTAAGCGCTTTCATCATAAGATCGGGATTTACATTTTCTTTCAGGCCAAGATATACAAAAGCATTGTCTCCGGCATCCAACATATAATAGCTTTCGTCCTGGGTATAAGACATTCCGAACTTTTCTTTGATGTATTCTTTCAATGGATGTACCTGTAAGCTTAAATTTCCACCTTCCATGGTATCCAGAAAATCAAAACGGATTGGAAATTCATCCCCAAATCCTTCATAGACTTCTTTTCCAAGTAAAGCATCCGGCTGGAAAAATACAAGATTGATCGATGGAATTTCCACAACCTGATCTCCAAATTCTAATAACAAACTGTTTTCTTCCGGTACACAATCGAAGCCCCATGCATAATTGGGTGCGTTTCTGTCCAGATCACAGACTTCTTTCAGCCATTGTCCGCCCCATGGCCCCGGATCAAAGAAAGGAACCACTCTGAAAGGCTGTTTCACGGTCTGCTGAAGAGCTTCAAACAGCGCATCAGTACTGATCATTTTAGGCTGATGAGGAATGGTGGTATCCAAAACAAAATGACAGATTCTCAGAATTCTTTTTTTATAACGGTCACAGACGCGCCAGTCTACAAAATAGGCATGTTTGTACTGGTAAGAAAAAGCATCCGTATAATTAGTTCTGCCCAGATTACAGGCCGTATTGTTTCGGAAGCGCATCTGTATCTCCCATCTCGGCATATCAGCATAAATGATAAGATCAGGCTGGCTGGTAATCAAAGTTGCTCCTGGGCCTATAACTACTGTAAAGCCCTTGTTATCATCAATCTTTTGTTGAATTTCCAATACTTTTGAAGCATCAAAATAATCTTCAAGTTCTAACGGAGCCATATAACCGAATACAGGATCATCTGTAACATATTCCTGTACCATTGCCGCAATATCTTTTTCAGGTTTCATTGCTTCTGAAGTATCAATGATCAATCCGGGGTTTAAGAATTCCTGCACTGAGCTGATGATCTCTTTGAGAAAAACACCGGGATAGCATTCAATGGCAATTATTTTATGGGTATTTTTTTTAATTTCTCTGAAAATACCTTCCCAGCCTGTTATGCAGGTATGGTTTTGTATTTTAATGACAGGAAACTTATTGAAATTTGATTTCATTCTGATTTTTATTAATGATTGACAAGATGTGCGATCCCCAGCAAAGCTGCAGTACCGGGAAATGCGCCTTCTTCGATATTTACATTTCCCCAGGGAGTCCAGGCGTGAGTATCTATATATTGTTTGATATAAGGAATAATCTGTGAACTGCTGGCCATAATTCCGCCCGTCAGTACAAGGACTTCCGGATCATAGGAATGGATGAGGTTAATGGCAGCTGCTGACCATGCCTGTAAACTTTGGTCTCGTAGATGCAAAGCCATAGTGTCACCTTCTTCAGCGAGTCTGAAAACAAGTTCGTAATCAATAACGGGAGATGCAGACAGCTTACTTTTGGTAAAATCTTTATCTGATCTTGCCATTGCCGGAAGATTCCATGTAGAAGCTTCAGTTTCTACACAGCCTTTATTTCCACAGTTGCATGAATCTCCTTTATAATTAATTACAGAATGCCCACCCAATATGCCGGCTGTGAAATGCTTACCCTTAAGCAATTGCCCCTCCATGACGGCAGCGCTTCCAACACCTGTTCCTAATGTCATTAAAACAATATTCTCATAATTTTTGGCATTTCCATATTTCCATTCTCCCAGTAATGCAGAACGGGCATCATTTTCTATAGCAAAAGGCAGATCAAATGTCTTTGAACACCATTCTTTCAGATCGATATCAGGAGCATCTCCGAATTTTTTATCAATAGAAAGAATTTTTTTCTGAACACTGTCTACAATCCCCGGAGAAGCTATCCCCAGTCCTGCAATATCTGCGGTGGAAAGTCCAAGTTGATGTAACATGTTTTCCACTGTTTCCTGTATGAAAGGAAGTCTGTGCCGGAGACCTTTACCGGAATGAGCATCAATGGATGCAGAATATAGGATTGTATCATCTTGTATGATTCCTGTTTTAATTCTGGTACCACCCATGTCTATAGCAATTACTGGCTTTGACATCTGCTTTTGGTTTAAATGTTTTAAATAATATAATCTTTGATTTAAAATCAAAAACTAAAGAACTATTCTGATTTCTATTACATCCATTCCGGATAAACTAATTTTTTCGTCAGGAGATAATACTTTCCCGCTTTTAAGCTCAATAATCTTTGAAGGTTTCAGTTGTTCCCATACAAAAGCAGTTGTTTGCTCATTTTCAGAAGGGTTGTAAAGTCTGATAAGGAAACTCTTATCTTCCTGCGGGGTAACACTTGTTACAACAATATTATCATTATTCATACGGAAAAGACTTTTTCCGGCAGGTGTTTTTTCTTTGACAGGAATGGCAATAAGAGGCTGTGTAAAAGCAGTGGCGGACTTTTCATTTTCTACAGCGTCGAAAGCAGCATGAGGACGTAGTGTATAGCGATAATGCACAGGGCCTTCCTGATCTGCTTTATAGTTGGTATGCCAGTAGTTATTCATCGCATAGCTGAACCAGTTTGTCGTTCCCAGGGTTCCCTGATCTTTCCATTTTTTGTGGCTATTGTCAATTGTCATTCTTTCATCAATCATTTCTGCTGCCTCAATCAATGGTGTTTCCAGCATCATCCACTGCATTCCCTTTTGTCCGGAAGAGGCATCTACCCATCGGCGGCTGTACCAGTAATCCATATTCGAGCCGGGAAGCTGATCTTTAAGATATTTCATTGTTCCATAACCAGCATCTATTGTAATATTTTTAAAATCTGCATTGAAAGGAAAGCCAAAATGTACAGATTCTTTTGTACGGACAGGGTTTTTATCTATAATATTTTCCAGCGCTACTTCGTCACTTCCGGCTGTCAGCGTAATGATTCTTTCTAATTTTTTAGCTCCGGGAGCTTCTGATGTAATTGAAACTTTAGCGATCACAGGACCATTTTCCAATACTTTTACCATTACGTTGGCATTTGATACTGCTTCTTTCGGGTCAGATCCCGGTACGTACCAATAACTGTTTAATCCCTGATCATTGAAGCTTCCTGCATAATTTGTTGAATTGTTATCTGCAAAGCGGGTAATACTGCCTGTTTTAGGATCCCATGTCAAAGACACTTTTCCATTGGAGACTCCGGTATCTGTAACGGTAAAAGAATTTGGAGTTATCACCTTATTTTTAATGACAGTATAGATAGCAGATCCTAATGCAGGAATATCTTTAGCAAAAAATACCATTGTTCCGTTCTGCAATTTCTGAAGAGGTATTTTATTTCCTACAATATCCTGAACAGCATTTCCCCAAGCTATTTCCGGAATTGTGACCATACCGCTTCTTGCCCATGATGAGGTGTTGAAAACGGCAATTGTTTTAGAAGAAAAATCAGTGAGAGGCTGCAACAGTTCTTTTTCCAATTTTTCAGAAAGAGAATTTCCATCAAGAGAAAACTGTCTTTTCACTTTCCACTGATCTGCCACGAACGGAATATCAGGAGCCGTAATACTGTTGAAAGCTCCCCATGTATGCTCATGGAACAGAATCACATTTCTCCAGGCTTCATAAAAACTCTGATGATTATATTGAGCAGGGTTCAGCATAGCATAAAGTGTAGTAAGCTGCTGCAGTTTCAGGCTGCTGTTCCGGTTGATACCTTCTTCTTTTGCAGTGGACATTGCACCATCTTCCCAATAAGGACTGATGTCACCTTTTACTACAGGGATCTGATCACCATATTTCTTTTCAAATACTTCAAACATCTTTTCATTCGTGCTTAAGATGATCTTAGGCGAAGTATATTTTTTATTCCATTCATCTACAAATCTGGAAACCGAAGGATCTATCGGGCCATTGTCTGCTACAATATTATAGCGCCACTGTACCATATCATACGGATAGTTATTTTGAGTAAGATCATTCAGATACTCAGCAATTTTTTTCTGTCCGGTCTCAAATACAGCTCCCGGATGTACTCCGTGCCATGAAGAATATCCTCTTCCCGCCGTCCAGAATAGTATTTTTTCTTTTCCGGAAGGAGACTGCCACCATACAGGTTTATCACCCCAGTTTTTCACAAAATTTCCTACGCGATCTCCCAGATAAGGATTCGTTTTTCCTAAATAATTAGGTCCGCTGGAAAAATATTTTACTCCGGATGATGTTAAAGCAGGAACTAATGCCCAGGCAAATCCAGGTACATCAGACATCATTGCACTGTTGATCTTTAAGCCAAATTCCTTTTCAAGTTTTTGAGCATATTCTGTGTAGTGGAAAAGTTCTTCCGGCTGGCTTAGCCCTGTTAAAATATTTCCGTACATGGCAGAAAGACCGATTCCACCTTCCTTTACAGCTTTTACAAATGATTTTTTATCTTCTGCAGTCGCATTTTTCATGAAATTTTCCACATCCCAAAGCGCTTCAACATTCCATTTGAAACGGGCTTCTTCCGGAAGGTTTTTGGTTTCTTCAACCATTCTGATGGCATCGTAGATATTTTGGGTATGAATTTTTTCTACCTCGGCCTGCAGATGAGAATATCCCACATCAGTATGAGAATGATGAATAAAATAGAGCGTGCGCGGAACAACTTTTCCGGCTTCAATATTTTTCCGGAAAAGTTCCTTTTTTCCTGAGGTTACTAACAATTGTACTGAACCTCCTTCCGATGACAGGGTAACTGGGATATCAAACGTTTTGATTCCATCCGGCATGGTGAAGGAATGGATGTCTTTACCGTTGATCGTTGCCGTTATCTTTTGATCCGGACCAAAATGTAAAGTGGTAAGAGTGATCAGCCGCTTTCCGTCTTTCAGGATAAAAGGAGTGGAAGCAGCGTCTATTTTTTCTTCAAAAGTAAATTTATAGGTCATAAACCAGTCCCGGCTGTTCTGAGCCTGACCAACCAGTTTTAAACGGAGTGGTTTTCCCGGAGTTATTTTACTGACCGGAACGCGTAAGTAGGCAATTCCATAAGAATCTTTCAGACCATCCACTTTAGTTTGGTGAAATACAAAAGCAGTACTGTCAGCAGCCTTTGATATCCAATCCGGACGTTGATTGGCAGGGTAGGTGTTGAGGGTTAATGCTTTCTGATCATTGATGTACAGATCAAAATTTCGGATTCCTCCGCTGGTTCCCGATGAATGTGATACCAACCAGTTAAAATATATATAAGGACCGGTATTCTTTTGCGGTACAGGGGCCGTTTCCCATTCTATCGTTTTGGCGCCATCTGTGGTACGGGTAAGAAGTGCACGGGTAGCATGATCTGGAAAAGCAGAGAAATAATCAATGTTTTCACCTGTTATTTCACGGTTATATCCGTTAATGACCTCTACATTGCCAAAATAGGGCACTTTTTTCTGACCAGTTGCAATATTGCTTATCAGGAAAGATACAAGCAAAAGAAAATACCTGTTATACATAAGCTTAGTTTTTATAATTATATGTTAGAATGTTTGAACATATTGATTGTTAAAAAAAGAATTAACTTCCCGGAGATTTGTTAATATCTATGGTATACGTAAATTTATCCGAACGGTAATACCCTACATTATATTCTACAGGTTTACCATTGATATCGTACACAAAACGTTCACGTTTCAAAACAGGAAAAGAAGCAGATACTTTCAGTTTTTTTCCTATTACAGAACCAGCCTGGCAGGCACTTATATTTTCGCGGGAACGATGTACGGTTACTCCATGATTTTCCTGCAGCATACTGTATAACGGCATATTGAAGTCATCATTTTTATCAACCCCGATTCTTGGGTGGAAGTAGCTTTCAAAATAAACAATCGGATCTCCTGAGCTTTCTCCCTTTAACTTTGAAAGTTTAAATATTTTTTTATCCGGCGCACAAAGAAAGAAATTGCATATCTCTTCATTGGGCTGCACCATCGTTGTTTTCAGCAACTGATTGATGACATGGATTCCTTTTGCCTGCATTTCCCTGGTAAAGCTGTACCAATGATCCAGACCAGTTACCAGACTTTTCTTTTCAGCAACACGGGTTCCGATCCCTTTTTTACGAAGGATCAAACCTTCATTCTCAAGCTTGTTAGTCGCCTGACGGATGGTGTTCCTGGAAACTCCCCACAGATTGGCAAGATCAACTTCTTTAGGTAATAAAGCCCCTTTTTTATAAACCTCCATTTGGATAAGTTTACGGAAAAGATCCTCTACCTGTACATGCAGAGGGAGTTTGCTGTTATGATCAATTGTAAAATCCTGATTAGGTATGTTCATACATATAAGAAAGTGTAAATATAGTATTTTTTTGATTTGATGATGATTTTTTTTAATAAAAATGAAAAAACAGTATCAATCTGATACTGTTTTCTACTATTTAAAAGATCTGATGTGAACTTTATTGGTTGCATAAGCCTATAAGAGGCTTTGTTTCTTCTGTTCAGGGATTTAAAACGTCACATCCAGTCCCACATAGAAGTTCGCCTTCATGATCGGGGCATACACCATTCCTCCATCAAAATAATTCCCGAAAGGATTTTTAAAATCAACAATCGCATTTTTCTGATAATAAGAAGTCAGGTTTTCTCCACCTACGTAAGCTCTGATCTTTTTATTGAAGTTTCTTGAAATCTGAGCATTAAGAACCGCATAAGATTCCGAATACGCTGGCAACTGAAATTCTGCCGGATTACCTGAAGTATCAGGAAGTCTCTGTTTTCCCACCCAGTTTAATGTCGTATCAAAACTCCAGAATCCTCCATTGTTATTTTTATTGGTAGAATAGGCTAGATTCACAAATCCTCTGTGCTTTGCCATGAAAGGTACTTCTCTTCTTCCGCCAATATAATCTGCCTGTACATCATAATACTTATAAGCAAGTCTTACATCAAAGTTTTTGAAAGGAGTGAAATCCCACTGAGTCTGGAATGAGTTTGCAAACGATTTTCCTTCCAGATTGTAGAATGTCAGCTGCTGAGGAGATTTGTCAAGATCTACCAATACCTGATCCTGGAAATCTGTTCTGAAGAAATC is a window from the Chryseobacterium indologenes genome containing:
- a CDS encoding sugar porter family MFS transporter — its product is MSTNTSSNIIYKSTLVASVGGLLFGYDTAVISGAIGFMKIYYQLSDVMTGWVASCALLGCIIGAMYSGKLSDQVGRKRVLMLSAILFIISSVGTALAPNLWIFVIFRIIGGMGIGIASMLSPMYISEMAPAAIRGRLISIFQLGIVTGILVIYFVNAYIAGIHGESWNVSTGWRWMFGSGVIPSIIFILLLLTVPESPRWLAKQKRNDEALAILTQINGTHVAQKELESISESLKDKTPFSFSEIKEPQLKRALIIGILLAVFSQITGINAIMYYAPEIFKSTGVGSDSAFIQTILVGVINLIFTFVAIKYVDLWGRKKLLLLGISGMAICLFIVGFAFYTQQQGYLVLIAILGYIACFAMSLGPLTFVVIAEIFPTKARATAMSVATFFLWLAVFLVSQTFPVLIGSIGNAYTFWIYMLVAVITFLFIWKMVPETKGKTLEEIEKTWKN
- a CDS encoding class I mannose-6-phosphate isomerase translates to MKSNFNKFPVIKIQNHTCITGWEGIFREIKKNTHKIIAIECYPGVFLKEIISSVQEFLNPGLIIDTSEAMKPEKDIAAMVQEYVTDDPVFGYMAPLELEDYFDASKVLEIQQKIDDNKGFTVVIGPGATLITSQPDLIIYADMPRWEIQMRFRNNTACNLGRTNYTDAFSYQYKHAYFVDWRVCDRYKKRILRICHFVLDTTIPHQPKMISTDALFEALQQTVKQPFRVVPFFDPGPWGGQWLKEVCDLDRNAPNYAWGFDCVPEENSLLLEFGDQVVEIPSINLVFFQPDALLGKEVYEGFGDEFPIRFDFLDTMEGGNLSLQVHPLKEYIKEKFGMSYTQDESYYMLDAGDNAFVYLGLKENVNPDLMMKALTAVQNDHLIFDAEEYVQKWPVRKHDHVSIPAGTIHCSGANSVVLEISATPYIFTFKLWDWGRMGLDGKPRPISLDHGKNVIQWDRTASWTQDHILNLTELIAEGEGWREERTGLDAWSFIETRRHWFTQKVHHHTEGVVNVLNLVEGREAIIESPDNSFEPYIIHYAETFIVPAHVGAYTITPHGESTGKECATIKAGVRTEMIAGKVLK
- a CDS encoding ROK family protein, coding for MSKPVIAIDMGGTRIKTGIIQDDTILYSASIDAHSGKGLRHRLPFIQETVENMLHQLGLSTADIAGLGIASPGIVDSVQKKILSIDKKFGDAPDIDLKEWCSKTFDLPFAIENDARSALLGEWKYGNAKNYENIVLMTLGTGVGSAAVMEGQLLKGKHFTAGILGGHSVINYKGDSCNCGNKGCVETEASTWNLPAMARSDKDFTKSKLSASPVIDYELVFRLAEEGDTMALHLRDQSLQAWSAAAINLIHSYDPEVLVLTGGIMASSSQIIPYIKQYIDTHAWTPWGNVNIEEGAFPGTAALLGIAHLVNH
- a CDS encoding glycoside hydrolase family 38 C-terminal domain-containing protein — its product is MYNRYFLLLVSFLISNIATGQKKVPYFGNVEVINGYNREITGENIDYFSAFPDHATRALLTRTTDGAKTIEWETAPVPQKNTGPYIYFNWLVSHSSGTSGGIRNFDLYINDQKALTLNTYPANQRPDWISKAADSTAFVFHQTKVDGLKDSYGIAYLRVPVSKITPGKPLRLKLVGQAQNSRDWFMTYKFTFEEKIDAASTPFILKDGKRLITLTTLHFGPDQKITATINGKDIHSFTMPDGIKTFDIPVTLSSEGGSVQLLVTSGKKELFRKNIEAGKVVPRTLYFIHHSHTDVGYSHLQAEVEKIHTQNIYDAIRMVEETKNLPEEARFKWNVEALWDVENFMKNATAEDKKSFVKAVKEGGIGLSAMYGNILTGLSQPEELFHYTEYAQKLEKEFGLKINSAMMSDVPGFAWALVPALTSSGVKYFSSGPNYLGKTNPYLGDRVGNFVKNWGDKPVWWQSPSGKEKILFWTAGRGYSSWHGVHPGAVFETGQKKIAEYLNDLTQNNYPYDMVQWRYNIVADNGPIDPSVSRFVDEWNKKYTSPKIILSTNEKMFEVFEKKYGDQIPVVKGDISPYWEDGAMSTAKEEGINRNSSLKLQQLTTLYAMLNPAQYNHQSFYEAWRNVILFHEHTWGAFNSITAPDIPFVADQWKVKRQFSLDGNSLSEKLEKELLQPLTDFSSKTIAVFNTSSWARSGMVTIPEIAWGNAVQDIVGNKIPLQKLQNGTMVFFAKDIPALGSAIYTVIKNKVITPNSFTVTDTGVSNGKVSLTWDPKTGSITRFADNNSTNYAGSFNDQGLNSYWYVPGSDPKEAVSNANVMVKVLENGPVIAKVSITSEAPGAKKLERIITLTAGSDEVALENIIDKNPVRTKESVHFGFPFNADFKNITIDAGYGTMKYLKDQLPGSNMDYWYSRRWVDASSGQKGMQWMMLETPLIEAAEMIDERMTIDNSHKKWKDQGTLGTTNWFSYAMNNYWHTNYKADQEGPVHYRYTLRPHAAFDAVENEKSATAFTQPLIAIPVKEKTPAGKSLFRMNNDNIVVTSVTPQEDKSFLIRLYNPSENEQTTAFVWEQLKPSKIIELKSGKVLSPDEKISLSGMDVIEIRIVL
- a CDS encoding GntR family transcriptional regulator — translated: MNIPNQDFTIDHNSKLPLHVQVEDLFRKLIQMEVYKKGALLPKEVDLANLWGVSRNTIRQATNKLENEGLILRKKGIGTRVAEKKSLVTGLDHWYSFTREMQAKGIHVINQLLKTTMVQPNEEICNFFLCAPDKKIFKLSKLKGESSGDPIVYFESYFHPRIGVDKNDDFNMPLYSMLQENHGVTVHRSRENISACQAGSVIGKKLKVSASFPVLKRERFVYDINGKPVEYNVGYYRSDKFTYTIDINKSPGS